A single genomic interval of Adhaeribacter pallidiroseus harbors:
- a CDS encoding thymidine kinase has translation MFIEPRVGVKLSIKRGWIEVICGAMFSGKTEELIRRLNRATIARQRVEIFKPVVDTRYHRENVVSHNATTIRSTPVQFAHDMLLLGSSCDVVGIDEAQFFDEGLIEVCDNLANRGIRVIAAGLDMDYLGKPFGPMPALMAIAEYVTKVHAVCVCCGDIASYSFRVAASKEKILLGETDAYEARCRNCFLEGMQQQGLLL, from the coding sequence GTGTTTATAGAGCCACGGGTTGGAGTAAAGCTAAGTATTAAACGCGGATGGATTGAAGTAATTTGCGGGGCCATGTTCTCGGGGAAAACCGAGGAACTGATTCGCCGGCTGAATAGAGCCACCATTGCCCGGCAACGCGTGGAAATTTTTAAACCGGTGGTGGATACCCGTTATCATCGGGAGAATGTAGTCTCGCATAATGCCACCACCATTCGGTCTACGCCGGTGCAGTTTGCCCACGATATGTTGCTGCTCGGCAGCAGCTGCGACGTGGTAGGCATCGATGAGGCGCAGTTTTTCGACGAAGGTTTGATTGAAGTATGCGACAACCTGGCCAATCGGGGTATCCGGGTAATTGCGGCCGGCTTAGATATGGATTATTTAGGTAAACCTTTTGGCCCGATGCCCGCTTTAATGGCCATAGCCGAATACGTTACCAAAGTGCACGCGGTATGCGTTTGCTGCGGCGATATTGCCTCGTATTCTTTCCGGGTGGCGGCTTCCAAAGAAAAAATACTACTCGGTGAAACCGACGCCTACGAAGCCCGTTGCCGCAATTGTTTCCTGGAAGGCATGCAGCAGCAGGGTTTGCTGTTGTAA
- the rodA gene encoding rod shape-determining protein RodA, with the protein MRQGDKISRNIDWVTVSLYAALVVLGWINVYAAVYNPENHLSIFDFTINSGKQLLWIGAALILIVVLLVVDYKAYDSFAYLIYAFTIFMLLVTLVLATPIKGSRSWLVIGELRLQPAEFAKFATALAVSKFMSSVDLQQQNWRDHAKLSAITLLPPLLIILSNETGSALVFGAFLLAFFREGMSPLILIVVAVTGAIFILTLIFPKFYLIGVITLLLGTYLWLNQRLLRKIKLIGLLYAATVGIILSVDFMVNNVLQPHQQSRINAFINPEADPLGDGWNVIQSKIAIGSGGMLGKGFLQGTQTKFDFVPEQSTDFIFCTIGEEHGWLGSMLLIFLFMALLTRIIFIAERQKSVFGRSYGYCVASIIFFHFLVNVGMTIGLAPVVGIPLPFFSYGGSSLWSFTILLFILLALDTHRKQDLGRAV; encoded by the coding sequence ATGCGGCAGGGAGATAAAATATCGCGCAACATTGATTGGGTGACCGTAAGCTTGTACGCCGCCCTGGTAGTTTTGGGCTGGATAAATGTGTACGCCGCCGTTTACAATCCGGAAAACCACTTGAGTATTTTTGATTTCACCATAAACTCGGGTAAACAGTTGCTGTGGATTGGCGCCGCCTTAATTTTAATTGTGGTGTTGTTGGTAGTGGATTACAAAGCGTACGATTCGTTTGCTTATTTAATTTACGCCTTCACCATATTTATGCTGCTGGTTACGCTGGTGCTGGCAACTCCTATAAAAGGCTCGCGCTCGTGGCTGGTTATTGGGGAGCTGCGTTTGCAACCCGCTGAGTTTGCCAAATTTGCAACGGCGCTGGCGGTGTCCAAGTTTATGAGCAGCGTGGATTTGCAGCAGCAAAACTGGCGCGATCACGCCAAATTATCGGCTATTACGTTGTTGCCGCCCTTGCTCATTATTTTATCAAACGAAACCGGTTCGGCCTTGGTGTTTGGCGCTTTTCTGCTGGCTTTTTTCCGCGAAGGCATGTCGCCGTTAATATTAATTGTGGTGGCCGTAACCGGCGCTATTTTTATCTTAACCTTAATCTTTCCTAAGTTTTACCTTATCGGGGTAATTACTTTGTTGCTGGGAACTTACTTGTGGTTAAACCAACGGTTGCTGCGTAAAATTAAATTAATTGGTTTGTTGTACGCGGCCACGGTAGGAATTATTCTGAGCGTTGATTTTATGGTGAACAATGTGTTGCAACCGCACCAGCAGAGCCGCATTAACGCCTTTATCAACCCGGAGGCTGATCCGCTGGGCGATGGCTGGAACGTAATTCAATCTAAGATTGCGATTGGTTCTGGCGGCATGTTAGGCAAAGGGTTTTTACAAGGCACGCAAACCAAGTTTGATTTTGTACCGGAACAAAGTACCGATTTTATATTTTGTACCATCGGGGAGGAGCACGGCTGGCTGGGCAGCATGCTGCTGATTTTTTTGTTTATGGCCTTACTTACCCGGATAATTTTTATTGCCGAGCGGCAAAAATCGGTATTTGGCCGAAGTTACGGGTACTGCGTAGCTTCTATTATTTTCTTTCACTTTCTGGTGAACGTCGGTATGACTATTGGTTTAGCGCCCGTGGTAGGTATTCCTTTGCCTTTTTTTAGTTACGGGGGTTCTTCGCTGTGGTCGTTTACTATTTTGCTTTTTATACTTTTAGCGCTGGATACTCACCGTAAACAAGATTTAGGGCGGGCGGTTTAG
- the porZ gene encoding type IX secretion system anionic LPS delivery protein PorZ: MINQGGKYFVWIVLSLLFCQNAGAQQSTLEIGQWQVHVPYNRAKAIAEADGVIYCATEDGFFSFDPAFNELKTLSKSDGFHDINISTLAYEPSTQTLVIAYEDAHLDLIRNGEILPITDIARKPITGEKIIHQIAFRDKFAYLASTFGVVVLDLQKLEIKETYSNLGPAGQILNVYASTTLNDSIYLATSNGLMGAALTGTNLLNYQSWRIFKTDAGLPETFTSKTIATFAGSIYAGLNQDKILKFSGKKWLPTAASLTGTEAFQLNASADHLLISTSVNVLLLDAANNVQMYDDPLLAQPRAALQSTGQTYWFADFSRGLIQLQNNTYTAHVPAGPFSNQAFSVYSDNTSTFVLEGGYNQSYEQRGAKAGFYEYTNGQWTNYTAWVQTDPNQFPTLTDLTRAVRNPVNNKLYLGSYGGGLVEWSGLGNFKIYNPTNSPLLSSLNTNNNFTRVPDVAVDASGNTWVINRHQFPNLPGLHVLKPDNTWQSFSFPGFADGSNLERIVIDDNNFKWLALSKNGTSVKGLLVFDETTNNFKHLTPGNVNLPGLDVYTLARDRNNAIWVGTNNGIAGFYDPAQAFSSDFVATLPIINGRPALEGQIVRAIAVDGGNRKWVGTDAGLWLFNEEADKLLANFNTQNSPLLSDKIQDISINHKTGEVFVATDAGLVSYRGSATVTAGKPDCASVFPNPVRPEYDGVVGISGLPNNAHVKITDSAGRLVYETKAAGGTVAWNTRNVAGKRVKSGIYIVFSSTPDGSQSCVSKIAVID, from the coding sequence ATGATCAATCAGGGAGGTAAATATTTTGTCTGGATCGTGCTAAGTTTGCTTTTTTGCCAAAATGCTGGGGCGCAGCAAAGTACCTTAGAAATTGGGCAATGGCAGGTGCACGTGCCTTATAACCGCGCCAAGGCCATTGCCGAAGCAGATGGAGTTATCTACTGCGCCACCGAAGACGGCTTTTTTTCTTTCGATCCCGCATTTAATGAATTAAAAACCCTTTCCAAATCCGATGGCTTTCATGACATCAATATTAGTACCCTGGCCTACGAACCCAGCACCCAAACCCTGGTAATCGCCTACGAAGATGCCCACCTGGATTTAATACGTAACGGTGAGATACTCCCCATTACCGATATTGCCCGTAAACCCATCACCGGCGAAAAAATTATTCATCAAATTGCTTTTCGAGATAAGTTCGCTTATCTGGCCAGCACTTTTGGTGTGGTAGTATTGGATTTGCAAAAACTGGAAATTAAAGAAACCTACAGCAACCTGGGGCCGGCTGGGCAAATTTTAAACGTGTACGCTAGTACTACTCTCAACGACAGCATTTATTTAGCGACGTCTAATGGCCTAATGGGAGCGGCTTTAACAGGCACCAATCTCTTGAACTACCAAAGCTGGCGTATTTTTAAAACAGATGCTGGACTACCCGAAACATTCACCAGTAAAACCATTGCTACCTTTGCCGGTAGCATTTACGCGGGCCTTAACCAAGATAAAATTTTAAAATTTAGTGGCAAAAAATGGCTGCCCACGGCAGCTAGCCTTACTGGAACGGAAGCTTTTCAGTTAAACGCCAGTGCCGATCATTTGCTTATTTCTACTTCGGTTAATGTGCTCTTACTGGATGCGGCTAATAACGTGCAAATGTATGACGATCCGTTGCTGGCGCAACCCCGGGCTGCCCTGCAAAGTACCGGTCAAACCTATTGGTTTGCCGATTTTAGCCGCGGCTTAATTCAGTTGCAAAATAATACGTATACGGCCCACGTACCGGCGGGTCCGTTCTCGAATCAGGCCTTTAGCGTGTATTCCGATAATACATCCACTTTTGTATTAGAAGGCGGTTATAACCAATCGTACGAACAACGGGGCGCCAAAGCCGGCTTTTACGAGTACACCAACGGCCAATGGACCAACTATACCGCCTGGGTGCAAACCGATCCGAATCAATTTCCGACCCTTACGGATTTAACCCGAGCTGTGCGCAATCCTGTAAATAACAAATTATACCTGGGCTCTTACGGCGGCGGCTTAGTGGAATGGAGCGGTTTGGGAAATTTTAAAATTTACAACCCCACGAACAGTCCTTTACTTAGCTCGCTTAATACCAACAATAACTTTACCCGCGTGCCGGATGTAGCCGTCGATGCTTCGGGAAATACTTGGGTTATTAACCGGCACCAGTTTCCGAACTTACCGGGTTTGCACGTACTAAAACCCGATAACACCTGGCAATCTTTTTCTTTTCCGGGGTTTGCCGATGGCAGCAACCTGGAGCGGATTGTTATTGATGATAATAACTTTAAATGGCTGGCTTTGAGTAAAAACGGCACGAGTGTAAAAGGCTTGCTGGTATTCGACGAAACCACGAACAATTTTAAACACCTGACTCCCGGCAATGTTAACTTACCCGGTCTGGACGTATACACTCTGGCCAGGGACCGCAACAATGCCATCTGGGTGGGAACCAATAACGGAATCGCTGGTTTTTATGATCCGGCGCAAGCTTTTAGCAGTGATTTTGTAGCCACATTACCCATTATAAACGGCCGGCCAGCCCTGGAAGGCCAAATTGTGCGGGCAATTGCCGTAGATGGCGGAAACCGCAAATGGGTAGGTACCGATGCCGGCTTGTGGCTGTTTAATGAAGAAGCCGATAAGTTGCTGGCTAACTTTAACACACAAAATAGCCCTTTGCTATCCGACAAAATCCAGGATATCAGCATTAATCACAAAACCGGAGAAGTATTTGTTGCTACCGATGCGGGTTTGGTAAGTTACCGGGGCAGCGCTACCGTTACAGCAGGTAAGCCAGATTGTGCTTCGGTTTTCCCGAATCCGGTGCGACCCGAGTACGATGGCGTGGTAGGTATTTCGGGATTGCCCAACAATGCGCACGTTAAAATAACCGATAGTGCTGGCCGTCTGGTTTACGAAACCAAAGCCGCGGGCGGTACCGTGGCCTGGAATACCCGCAACGTGGCGGGTAAACGCGTAAAATCCGGGATATACATCGTGTTTAGCTCTACGCCCGACGGCAGCCAAAGCTGCGTAAGTAAAATAGCCGTGATAGATTGA
- a CDS encoding 2Fe-2S iron-sulfur cluster-binding protein, producing MPILRIQNLFGKGINVASGQTVLQAILESGLDWMHACGAKGRCTTCRLVITAGEAHFTALTAAEHKFRNQNRLKDNERLLCQCMLPGGEVSGYIPEQTKFPHISYSQ from the coding sequence ATGCCGATACTAAGGATACAAAACCTGTTTGGCAAAGGCATAAACGTAGCTAGTGGTCAAACAGTTTTGCAAGCCATTCTGGAAAGCGGCCTTGATTGGATGCACGCTTGCGGGGCAAAAGGCCGTTGCACCACTTGCCGGTTAGTAATTACCGCTGGCGAGGCGCATTTCACAGCATTAACTGCTGCAGAGCATAAATTTCGAAATCAAAACCGGTTAAAAGATAACGAACGGTTGCTTTGCCAGTGTATGTTGCCCGGCGGAGAAGTAAGCGGCTACATCCCCGAGCAAACCAAGTTTCCGCACATAAGTTATTCACAATAA